A section of the Patescibacteria group bacterium genome encodes:
- a CDS encoding DUF378 domain-containing protein has product MKKFHMLAWFLLIIGGLNWLALGAFQWEIGMLFGGSEEIVSRAIYVLIGLAAVYELVMHKGNCNKCSTGGEGAPQMGGQGGNPSV; this is encoded by the coding sequence ATGAAAAAATTTCACATGTTAGCATGGTTTCTATTGATAATAGGTGGCTTGAACTGGCTTGCACTTGGAGCATTTCAATGGGAAATAGGGATGCTCTTTGGAGGATCTGAAGAGATTGTCTCACGTGCAATTTATGTGCTTATCGGGTTGGCTGCAGTATATGAACTTGTTATGCACAAAGGAAATTGCAATAAATGTTCGACAGGAGGTGAGGGAGCACCTCAGATGGGAGGACAAGGGGGAAACCCATCAGTGTAA
- a CDS encoding peptidoglycan DD-metalloendopeptidase family protein, whose translation MTYHTSQVEILSVLFLTGLLLIPGFAHSALIDDLKVKISNQNAQIGDIEQEIKEYQGQLEIVGTEKKSLESAVKTLDISRKKIGANINLTQNKISATGLTINKLALDIDEKEFRLKKNSLAVAKSIRSMDFMESDSLIELLLAYDNLSDFWNEVEELQRFQTGVRDKMRELSNTKQELEKNKQESEEKKQDLTGFKNELSYQKKVLDIVRKEKDNLLTVTKNKESNYKTLIEEKEALRAAFERELFEFESQLRFAIDPESIPPVGEGVLAWPLDSVTLTQYFGNTKFASANPQVYNGSGHNGIDLRASLGTRIKSALTGTIMGIGNTDNVCPNASYGKWVLIKHNNGLSTLYAHLSLISVGKGDKVSTGDVIGYSGNSGYSTGPHLHFAVYASQGVEIRNLKSRVCAGTYTIPLADLKAYLNPLSYL comes from the coding sequence ATGACATATCACACATCACAGGTTGAAATATTGTCGGTACTATTTTTGACAGGATTACTGTTGATACCTGGTTTTGCACACAGTGCATTGATAGATGATTTAAAAGTAAAAATATCAAATCAAAACGCGCAAATAGGAGACATAGAACAAGAAATTAAAGAGTACCAAGGGCAGTTAGAAATTGTAGGAACTGAAAAAAAGAGCTTGGAAAGCGCAGTCAAAACTCTTGATATTTCAAGGAAAAAAATTGGTGCTAACATTAATCTCACTCAAAATAAAATCAGCGCGACCGGACTGACTATTAATAAATTAGCACTTGATATTGATGAAAAGGAATTCAGATTAAAGAAAAATTCTCTCGCGGTAGCCAAGAGTATTCGTTCTATGGACTTTATGGAGTCTGATTCACTTATTGAATTATTACTTGCATATGACAATCTTTCAGACTTTTGGAATGAAGTTGAGGAGCTACAACGCTTTCAAACGGGAGTGCGCGATAAAATGAGAGAGCTTTCAAATACAAAACAGGAGCTTGAGAAGAACAAACAGGAATCTGAAGAGAAAAAGCAGGATTTGACTGGTTTTAAAAACGAACTTTCATATCAGAAGAAGGTACTTGATATCGTAAGAAAAGAAAAAGATAATTTGTTGACTGTCACAAAAAACAAAGAGTCAAACTATAAAACGTTGATAGAAGAGAAAGAAGCACTGCGAGCTGCTTTCGAGAGAGAACTATTTGAGTTTGAATCTCAGCTTCGCTTTGCGATAGATCCAGAAAGCATTCCGCCAGTAGGGGAGGGAGTGCTTGCGTGGCCGCTTGATTCAGTAACTCTGACACAATATTTTGGCAATACAAAATTTGCAAGTGCCAATCCTCAGGTATATAACGGTAGTGGACATAATGGAATTGATTTGCGCGCATCATTGGGTACACGAATCAAGTCAGCCCTAACCGGCACCATAATGGGGATTGGGAATACTGATAATGTTTGCCCAAATGCTTCATATGGAAAATGGGTCCTAATAAAGCATAATAACGGACTCTCAACGCTTTACGCCCATCTATCACTTATCAGTGTAGGGAAAGGAGATAAAGTTTCTACAGGAGACGTTATCGGATATAGTGGCAACTCGGGTTACTCCACTGGACCACATTTACACTTTGCGGTGTACGCAAGCCAAGGAGTTGAAATACGAAATCTCAAGAGCCGAGTGTGTGCTGGTACTTACACTATTCCACTGGCAGATCTCAAGGCGTACCTTAATCCGCTGTCATATCTATAA
- the gltX gene encoding glutamate--tRNA ligase has translation MVYGVYRRFTEVLSNTIGVKNNDKKNNVGTVVTRIAPSPTGLLHIGTARSALFNYLFAKKYGGSFILRIEDTDKKRSTKEFETDILKGLKWLGLESDNFYRQSERLEIYKDHITRLIADDFAYISKEVSKDDPNAQVEIIRLRNPNKEISFDDMIRGTITFNTEELGDFVIARSTDEPLYHLAVVVDDHLMGITHVIRGDDHISNTPRQILIQEALDIKRPQYAHIPLILAPDRSKMSKRSGATPICQYKEDGYLPEALLNYLALLGWNPGTDDELFTLSELVEQFDIKEVQKGGAVFSTDKLNWFNKEYIKHLSEEERHERIKDAIPESITQLKRYEEIIDRIIPVLEERISYFGEVEKLALEGELSFYFEQPDYTTTALLWKDKGSLNEVKAHLKVLIEKINTLEGNLITTEQVKESVWSYAQEKGKGDVLWPMRYALTGREKSPDPFVVSAILGKEETILRLKYALKKIS, from the coding sequence GTGGTATATGGAGTTTACCGTAGATTTACGGAAGTGCTTTCTAACACTATCGGAGTGAAAAATAATGACAAAAAAAACAATGTCGGTACGGTAGTTACTCGAATTGCTCCCAGCCCAACAGGACTTCTTCATATTGGCACAGCCCGTAGTGCGTTGTTTAACTATTTGTTTGCAAAAAAATATGGTGGTTCATTTATTCTGCGCATAGAAGACACCGACAAAAAAAGAAGCACTAAAGAGTTTGAAACAGACATTCTCAAAGGGCTTAAATGGCTTGGACTTGAGAGTGACAATTTTTATCGCCAGAGTGAGCGACTAGAAATTTACAAAGACCACATTACGAGACTTATTGCAGATGATTTTGCCTATATCTCCAAAGAAGTGAGTAAAGATGACCCTAACGCGCAGGTTGAAATCATTCGTTTAAGAAATCCAAACAAAGAAATCTCTTTTGATGACATGATCCGTGGCACAATAACTTTCAACACAGAAGAGCTTGGGGATTTTGTCATAGCTCGCTCCACAGACGAGCCACTTTACCATCTAGCAGTCGTTGTGGACGATCACCTTATGGGGATTACCCATGTCATTCGAGGAGATGACCACATTTCTAACACTCCTCGTCAGATATTGATACAAGAGGCATTAGACATAAAGAGACCTCAATATGCCCATATTCCGCTCATATTGGCTCCAGATCGCTCAAAAATGTCCAAGCGCAGTGGTGCAACCCCGATATGTCAATATAAGGAAGATGGGTATCTTCCAGAGGCGCTACTCAACTATCTGGCACTGCTGGGTTGGAATCCCGGAACTGACGATGAGCTATTCACTCTTTCTGAATTGGTGGAACAATTTGATATCAAAGAAGTACAAAAAGGAGGTGCTGTGTTCTCAACCGATAAGCTAAACTGGTTTAATAAGGAGTACATAAAACATTTATCTGAGGAGGAAAGACATGAGAGAATTAAAGATGCGATACCAGAATCAATCACGCAATTGAAACGATATGAGGAAATAATCGATCGCATCATTCCCGTACTAGAAGAACGAATCTCTTACTTTGGAGAAGTCGAAAAACTTGCCTTAGAAGGAGAGCTTTCGTTTTATTTTGAGCAGCCAGACTATACTACTACTGCACTTTTATGGAAAGACAAAGGGAGTCTCAATGAAGTCAAAGCGCATCTCAAAGTATTGATAGAAAAAATAAATACGCTTGAAGGTAATTTAATTACTACCGAGCAGGTCAAAGAAAGTGTTTGGTCCTACGCACAGGAGAAAGGAAAAGGGGATGTGCTCTGGCCAATGCGCTACGCACTCACTGGCAGAGAAAAATCTCCGGATCCTTTCGTCGTGAGTGCTATTTTAGGAAAAGAGGAGACGATTCTCCGTCTGAAATATGCATTGAAAAAAATTTCTTAA
- the murG gene encoding undecaprenyldiphospho-muramoylpentapeptide beta-N-acetylglucosaminyltransferase: MKILFTGGGTGGHFYPIIAVAQEINEIARERKLLTPELFYTGPKPYDERALYENNITFKKSSAGKIRRYFSLLNFFDVFKTGWGIIKAIFQVFIIYPDVVFSKGGYASFPTVVATRLFRIPLVIHESDVVPGRVNKWSGKFAQKVAVAFPQTASMFPKVGNVAHTGNPVRKELYTTLPQGAHEYLKLDPDIPTVLILGGSQGADTINDIVLGALPRLVEHYQVIHQTGKKHIKQVSETAEVILEKSQHKDRYKPFDYLNTLAMRMAAGAATLVISRAGAGSIFEIATWELPSIIIPIPESISHDQRKNAFAYARAGAAIILEEDNITPSLLMSEIDRLISDPTLQEKMKKEAKKFASLGAARTIAEALVDIAVAHEPR, encoded by the coding sequence ATGAAAATTCTTTTTACCGGAGGAGGTACTGGTGGGCATTTTTACCCAATTATAGCTGTAGCCCAAGAAATCAACGAGATAGCTCGTGAGCGCAAGTTGCTTACCCCAGAACTGTTCTATACCGGACCTAAGCCATACGATGAGCGCGCATTGTATGAGAACAATATTACTTTTAAAAAGAGCTCGGCAGGGAAAATACGCAGATATTTTTCACTTCTGAATTTTTTTGATGTATTTAAAACTGGGTGGGGGATAATCAAAGCAATTTTCCAGGTCTTTATTATTTATCCGGATGTTGTTTTTAGTAAAGGTGGGTACGCAAGTTTTCCAACGGTTGTTGCAACGCGACTATTTCGGATACCTCTTGTCATACACGAATCTGATGTTGTTCCTGGACGGGTCAATAAATGGTCAGGAAAATTTGCACAGAAAGTTGCTGTAGCATTTCCACAAACCGCGTCCATGTTTCCTAAAGTGGGAAATGTAGCACACACAGGTAATCCAGTGAGAAAAGAGCTCTACACGACTCTTCCGCAAGGAGCGCATGAATATTTAAAACTTGATCCAGACATTCCGACAGTTCTTATACTTGGTGGTTCACAAGGAGCCGACACGATAAATGATATTGTGTTAGGAGCACTACCTCGCTTGGTAGAACACTATCAGGTGATACACCAAACAGGTAAAAAACACATCAAGCAGGTTTCCGAAACAGCTGAAGTTATTTTAGAAAAAAGCCAGCACAAAGACAGGTATAAACCGTTTGATTATTTAAATACACTTGCTATGCGCATGGCAGCAGGTGCTGCTACACTGGTAATATCTCGTGCGGGGGCCGGTTCAATCTTTGAAATAGCAACATGGGAGCTTCCTTCCATCATTATTCCTATTCCAGAGAGTATTTCACACGATCAGCGAAAAAATGCATTTGCGTACGCTCGTGCAGGTGCTGCAATTATACTCGAAGAAGACAACATCACTCCATCATTGCTCATGTCTGAAATTGACCGCTTGATCTCAGATCCTACACTGCAAGAAAAGATGAAAAAAGAAGCAAAGAAATTTGCAAGCCTTGGTGCTGCTCGCACAATAGCCGAGGCGCTTGTAGATATTGCAGTTGCACATGAACCAAGGTAG
- the ftsW gene encoding putative lipid II flippase FtsW — translation MALKKKIDRPFVFIVIVLVVVGFFIFTSASLGLLARDGPKFSTVAFNQLFLGIILGTVALLITSHINYRFWRKYSFFIFLFSIVTTLLVFVPGFGIEFSGAKRWLSLGFLPSFQPAELLKLSFVIYFAAWLSGIRNHIHEWRYGIAPLLILLGVIGAILLAQPDTGTFLVIFVTAIAMFVVAGARLRDLAILGAVSAGSIALLALIRPYVMERLLTFINPASDPLGTSYQIQQSLIAIGSGQIFGRGFGQSIQKFNFLPEAMGDSIFAVAAEEFGFVGSLILIALFLTLAFRGLSIASKAPDYFGGLLVVGIVMLIVSQSFINIASMLGVFPLTGLPLLFISQGGSALLFTLAGIGIILNISKYSKR, via the coding sequence GTGGCTCTTAAAAAAAAGATAGATAGACCATTTGTATTTATAGTTATCGTATTGGTAGTTGTCGGTTTTTTTATTTTTACTTCTGCTTCTTTAGGACTCTTGGCTCGTGATGGTCCTAAATTTTCTACTGTTGCGTTTAATCAGCTGTTTTTAGGGATAATTTTAGGGACAGTTGCTTTACTGATCACTTCTCATATTAATTATCGTTTTTGGAGAAAATATTCATTTTTTATATTTTTATTTTCTATTGTCACCACACTACTTGTTTTTGTGCCAGGGTTTGGTATCGAATTTAGCGGAGCCAAACGCTGGCTTTCGCTTGGATTTCTACCTTCATTTCAACCGGCAGAACTTCTTAAGCTAAGTTTTGTGATTTACTTTGCCGCTTGGCTTTCAGGCATTAGAAACCACATTCATGAGTGGCGGTATGGAATAGCGCCACTTCTTATACTGCTTGGTGTTATTGGGGCAATTCTACTCGCGCAACCCGACACAGGAACTTTTCTGGTAATTTTTGTGACTGCTATAGCAATGTTTGTCGTTGCGGGTGCACGTCTGCGCGATTTAGCGATTTTGGGGGCTGTATCGGCTGGAAGCATAGCGTTACTTGCGCTCATACGACCATATGTCATGGAGCGATTGCTTACTTTCATCAATCCAGCTTCTGACCCGTTGGGAACCAGCTATCAGATTCAGCAATCGTTGATCGCTATCGGTTCTGGCCAGATATTCGGAAGAGGATTTGGCCAAAGTATACAAAAGTTTAACTTCTTACCAGAAGCAATGGGGGACTCCATCTTTGCGGTAGCTGCGGAGGAGTTTGGTTTTGTTGGAAGCCTTATCTTAATTGCGCTATTTCTCACTCTGGCGTTCAGAGGACTTTCTATCGCCTCAAAAGCTCCTGATTATTTCGGTGGTCTGCTGGTGGTAGGTATTGTGATGCTTATTGTGTCACAGTCATTTATCAACATTGCGTCAATGCTAGGAGTATTTCCACTTACTGGACTGCCACTTTTATTTATCAGTCAAGGAGGTAGCGCTCTTTTATTCACTCTGGCAGGAATTGGAATCATCCTTAATATTTCCAAATATTCAAAACGGTGA